aattcattattaGTTTTAAACTTGAGAGTTCTGTTGTTCAAAGCAATTAATCCCCCAAATATTTCAACTTCTTACCTCATCTGTATGTATGGCTCGAGTTAACTTTTGTTTATAACATTtgaaatggaatggaatagtTTGTTAGTTGTTCAGGAAGCAACAATGGGTAGAACTGATGGCCTGTGAGGAGGAGTAAACCTTGTTAATGATCTTGTTGCAGAGCCGAGTGGATGTGTATTCAACACACTGCCCTGCAGGAACATCTGTACAAAACATGATCCACTGGAGCCAGGTAGGCTTTCCAGAATCTAAAGTGCCCATGACTCTGGTTTGTTTGTAGAATATTGATGTGTCTGATATCTGTGAAATAAAATGCCAAAATATATGTGCAGCCTAGCCCAAGTGAAATTTGGAACTGCCAAAATTAAGAAAGGCAGCTGTTCACTGCAGCTGCTTTCATGATAAGGATTTATGGTGGTTCACCCCTCTTCCctatttctttgaaaatattgtaACTGGAAGTACCTCAACCAACAAAAAGCACTGCAGAATAACTTACCTCAGAGAGATGCTGTAATGAGTATTTGTTTCCCTTTTAACAAACCCTGTTGTGATTACAGGTTGTATTTTTAGCcagtgaaaagcagcaggtTTTCTGTTCTATTCTGTTTGGCTTCATTTGATATTTTATTAGTATATTTTGATGTTTGTCTCAATGCACAGTTTCATGCCTGTGATGCTGTTGTGCCTGAAGCTTGGTCAGCAGGCTGACAAGTGAGACATTCCCATGGAATCAGTGGTCAGTGCTACTTGTGCTCTCATAGCTGGATTTGGTCACCTCATCAGAGGCAATGTGTTCTACTGTACACAGCTGTTCAAGGGTTGGCTCAGAAAGAAATgtgtgaagatttttttttcccagattccTGTTATATAAACTTGTTTCTGAAAAATAGTAGATAGTAAATTATGCAGAATAGGCTTGCTAAGACAGCTCCCTGCTTTATTCATACACATTTAGATATCAAggtaaatatttcagaagtaaACATGGAGCTGCCACATCCTGGCTTTGGATACATTAAGCTGTTTTTCTTAATCTTTTCTACCATTGCTATTAGAGAGTGTGAAATTTTAAGGGACAAAGTCTAATGGTATGAATGTTAATGTTGAATGTTAGTATTTTCCATTCCTGTGACACTGGGCAAAGCAGTGACACTTGTCCTTGTTAATATTTGGCATTCCACTGTTTCTTGTGTAGGTTGCCTGCTCTCCAGATGACTACACTTTTACACTTTTTAGCTCTTCTGGCAGTAGTGTTGCAGTTCTTTGCATGTGCATTTTTTGTTTCTAGGCTGTGAGGACTGGGGAACTCAAAGCTTATGACTGGGGAAGCAAAGCTGCAAATATGGCTCACTATAACCAGGTAGACATCTTTTACATCTATAATTCTAGAGTGTCACAGAAAATAGTCCTTGGGCACTTCTCTGGGTGCTATTTATGCTGCATGCTAAAGAGCTGTTGGTGTTATCTAGTACCCAGACTGGAGATCTGCTTTttccaaaagaacaaaaatagaaaCCAGCTGGGAGTGTGGAGCTCAGAGGTAGTCCTAAGTCAGTGTGGGATCACATTTGGATATGAAGCTGTGGTGGCAATCACTTCCTTGAGGGGAAGTCCTGCCAGTCTAGATCATGAGATCTCCCTGCACTTCTCATCATAAGGCACAGGCTGTCAGTTCATTTGTATTGTTTCTCTTTAGTCTGTTTAGTATCCAtgcatttttgtttctaaattgCTGCGTACAatgccaaaaatattttgaccCTTTTCTCTTAGTGACTGCAAAATACTGCAGTATCATACTTTCAGAGTAGCAGTCACTTCTGACCTTAGAGTTGAAATACCTTGACTGGGATACATATTTACTTTCTCTGAAGTCCTGATACCCTGCTGTAAACTCCTCAAAACACATCTTTACTGCTGCACATGCTATAATATTGCAGGACTCTTGCAGTTACATTTTTGATTGAGCCAGGACTCCATCTCTAGCTGTCCAAGAGGGAAAATGAGTATCTGACACATTCTTGCAGTTGCTAGTATGTTACACTGGCAGTGTAGGATGacactgaagattttttttctaacgCTTTGTTTTCACTTTCCCTCTCCTCAGTCTACTCCCCCTTTCTACAAAATACAAGAGATGACCGTACCAACTGCAGTGTGGACTGGTGGACAGGACTGGCTGGCAGACCCAAAGGATGTTGCTATGCTGCTCACTCAGATCTCCAATTTGGTTTACCACAAAAACATTCCAGAGTGGGAACATTTGGATTTCATCTGGGGCCTTGATGCACCTTACCGCATgtataatgaaataattaacaTGATTAGGAAGTTATCTCTAGACTGACATGGGTATTGGTTCACCAGGAATTTGTCAGTTTTTGGAAAATACACTTTTCTCACAATAATACTACATTGCTTAGGatgatgcatttttaaaatgccagcAATGACTACTAATATTGGATTAatatttggttgttttttctcagttttatttctctctcttcacagtattttgcttattttgcacACAGTGGCATAGTACTCAAAACACAGCAGTGGGATTTAGCACAAAAAGAGTATGTTATGTGCACATAAATGTAGTCACCTGTCTGAAAGACAAATTAGACAAGTTAGTCCATTCAGCACCTCAGGTGCTTGACACTTAGAACAAGTGTTTCACTGAGCATAAAACACAGCCATTTCTCAGTATGTGGCCATTTCTAAGTACCTTTGAGAAGTACTTCTTGTACTACTTGTACAGCAGTGACCTATTTGGTGCTGGCACTTTATAAAGCACTTAGTGACTTTTTGCTGTGGTATTATTTTAGCCAATCACATAAAATCAGATTACTTCCCTTTTCAATATTGCCCAGAAGAACTGCAGTGAAGCCAGAGAAACCACTGTCAGTTAAAATCTCCAATTTTGGGACTGATTCATTGCTTTGATTCTTGCTTCGGCTCCCTGAAGCCCTTCAGTGTTTCACATACCAGCTGTGGATAGAGGTCACAATTCGCCCTGGCAGATTCCTGGAACAAGAGTAATGTTCAAACAAAACCACTTTCAGTTAACTTTGTCAATAAGTTGTGGCTTTCAAGGAGAGTGATGTAACATGCTTGTGTTTTGCACTGACCACTAACTAGAAAACAAGCTCCCCCAGtctgctgctggtgagagaaGAGCCAAAGCATTAATTCTACAGCTTGAGTGACTTAATTTCTGTGGCCTTTTCCCCTTAATCATCTGCTGCATTGAAGATCTATTTACTTCTTAACCCCTTACAGGGTGCTCCCCACCATTGTGTTCAGCACCTAAATAACAGCCTGGAGAAGCCTGACAGTATTACAGCAGCTTGATTTGTCTACTTCAAACTGGGGCTAAGACCCATTTAATGGGGAAGAGGATTCACATCTGCCTCGGGGCTGACTTTGGAGCTCTTTCCATTGGCTGTGCAGAGGACTTTGGTTTCTCTGAGATACATCAAAGTTCTGTGCCAAATGAACAATCTCCAGAGTCAGTTGCCTCAGTCCAGATGATAATTTCTGTGCCATAGTTGGATTCAACTAAGATTTCTTCAGTAATCTCAACAGGATAAAGAGCCTTTCTACATGTCATAggaaataatgcattttaaattgaGGCAaacttattttataaaaaaaatttgaaaaaataaaaaaaaaattgcagaaatagACACAGGTTGTAAATTAGGacttgtttctttcatttcttttttttattcctaattCAGACTCAGGGAATTCTCAGGTGTTGTTTAGGGATGCAGTGGTTCATTGCTTCATGAGATTTTGGTCTTTTGTAAAGCACAGCCAGATGTGCTTTACTTTGCTTTGCTGAAGGGAAACTTCTGTTGGAATCCAGGGTGGCTAATTTACCAGTTGTGAGGGTATGTGGTATGGCAAGAACCATGTGCATCATGTTTATTAAGCTTGAGCTATTTCAATAAACATGACCTGCTTGGAGTTTGGAGTGGTGTGGTGTTTCACTTCCTGTTTGAGGAATGCATGGGAATCTTTGGGACAGAATTCAGAAAGCCAAATCTATTTTTCACAACTATTAATCCATAGAACGagtacagaaaaaaagtaaaatagctaagtaaattccttttttctttttccctgaaagaAGCTTTTTCCCAAGCTTAAAAGGCCATTCTTATTTAGGTGGACTTCTCTGACACTTTTAAGTAAAGTAATAATTGTAAATAATTACTCACAGGACAGAGTCATTTTCTAAGCCTTCAGGTGAGGCTTCTTTTAAACCACTGACGTGGTGGAAAGCTTCTTGTATCATATTCTTAAACCTTGGGTAATTGGATTGCTTAACAGACTGTCTGGTAATCTCATAAATGGCATTTAATCACATAGCAAGGCAGGGAGCTAATCTTTGCCACAGTACACATGAACCAGCTTTTGACCTTTGTCACCTTCAATAATAAATGTGCTCAGGCTATACCTTTCTGTACGCTCTGAATACCATAGTTGTGCAGTTGAGACAGTAGAGTGTATTAAATTCTATGTGTGGCCACCTTTGTCAGCTGATGAACACCCTGGGTGCCTGGAAATAAAGCCAGAATACTGGAAGTTTTACACAAAAGCCATAATGGAGCTTCTCTGCTTCACTGGAGTAAGGCTAGTTATGGAAATTGTGAGCTGCTTTAGTTCTCCCTGACTCACTGAAGTTGCAGTGTGACAGAAACTTGATGAGGTGTCAGTGGGAAGAATTGTGCAAAATAAGACACCCTGAACATAGAGGAGATGAGTGAGAAGCTTGGTCTATTTAGAATCACCTGTGAGGAATTAAGAGTTCAGTGATGAACAGTACATTTTTCTAAGCAGATCTTAAATACTGAGTGCCTGCTCTATGGACCTCTGTGTTACAggcatgtatgtatgtatgtatgcatgtaTGTGTTGTTGAAGGTGGGCTGAACATCAACTTTGGGCAGTATAAAAGTGCACTGGCTTAACAGGGCATGGGACACTTTCTGCTGGCTTGGTCTCAGCATTTAGTGACTGCTGGAAAGGCAGAATAAAGTAATCCCTGTTCAGCTGATGAATCTCAGACTCTCAGACTTGTGTGCAGCTGAAGAGAATGCATGGTCCAGGGCTCTGACTGAGAGCTGTACAACAATCAGGCATAGCAGGGataacacagacagaaaaatgaggttttgtCCTCATGTTGTGCTTGGAAGTTGACAAGGATTTTGTTGCAGTCATCTGCAAGTATATTTACAGTGTtaatttcatcagaaggcctGAGGATGGTGGAGTGTGTATTAGTGGAGTGTACTGAATGATGCACTAGCTCCACACAGAGCATTTTTACACTGGTTAGTGATTCCATGGCTAGTGATAGTGCTGATGAAAGTTTATACATCAACTCAAGCAGTATAGAAGTGCCTCAGCATAGGAAGAGGTGGTAAAACAGACCTCCTACTCTACCTGGGCCCTGCAAGAGAAACAGTTTTGTCAGCTTGGAAACAAATTTTTCTAGAAATTATTTATAGTTAATGTGCTAtaccaacaaacaaacaccccaaaacccccaaagccCCTCTAAACAGAGCCCCTCCAAATGAAACAGAAGTGCCTTTATATCATTGAAAGTTACAAATGGCTTTACTCTGTAAGATGTGAGAGAGAAACCTTGATAGCTGGATAGGTTTTTGGATATCTAATAAAATGGCTCCTGGTGGAAGATTTTCTTGTAATGAAAGCATTTATAATGTCTTCTCCCTGTATTGTGTTATAAAATACAAACTcgtgctgcagcactgcccatcaggagctttcctttcttcctgtcaGCCTATTTTCATGAACTTGATATGAccaaaataattgaaattatcaatgaaataaaaaactaCAAAGGCTGGATGGACATTGGCCACATCTGCAACAGGATTGCCTAATTCTTATTTTCTGAGTGGAAGTGTCTGCATTGCGTTCCCACTCTTTCGGAAATTATGTCTGTAAGCTGCTGAGAATACAAATCAATTCCTCATTCCTGAGTTATGAATTCTGAATGAAAGGACTTTAGGATATTTTCCTGATggttattattttgaaaattaatccTGTTAAGGCAAAGCTTGAGAATTAGAAATTTACTTCACGGGCAGTTTTCCATCATCAGCCATTTTTGGAAACGAATTAAAGTGACCTTTGATTATGCTTGATACTGGCTGGAGAGGTTTTCAGTGAAGCTTGACTGGAGAGGTGGAGATtaaaaatttgttaaagaaaacGTGTTGGCTCTGTTATGAAAAGTATTTTGTGTTTAGGTTAAAGTTTTTAATCAAAACTGAAGAGGAATGTGTGCTCTTCATcctgaaattctcagcatcccTGTGGGCGCAGGGTTCAAGCTGCTTACCAGGGATGTGAGGAGGAGAGTTTTATCTCgcttatttttattattatccaGATATTATTATTATCCAGATCCTGCATTTCAATATGCAGATTAACTAAACAGAATGGGACTGTAGGTTAGATTTATAGAATCATTTAGGGTCGGAAAAAACCTCTAAGATGGAGTCCAAGCgccctccttccctccaaacCCATTACACCTATAAAGCCTGTGACAGACCCGTGCCTACCAACTTTCCGTGCAGCTGCCAAGCAGTGTTTATGTAATTGGTTATCCCAGGGGCTTTGAGCCGAGGAGCGTTTCCCGGCGCCGTTATCCTCCAGCCGCGGATGGGCGATGGGGCCACGGATGGGCGCGGGGCGGCGCTGCCGCTCGCTCGGGGAGACcgcgcggggccgcggccgctcGGCGGGACCggcgggacgggacggggccgcgggcggggccgcgggcggggccgcgggcggggccgcgggcggggctgcgggcggggccgccccgcaCCGGCTCGGCGGGCAGGTGAGTCCCGGGCTGAGCGCCGCGTTGTGGAGGAAGCCAGCACGGAACAGCTTCCTTGGAAACGAGGGCAGGCACTGCCGCTGCTCGTGGTGCCTGCCCTGCTTCCCCGGTGCTGGTTCGGAGCGAGTCTCCAGCCCTCCTTCCCAGCACGCTTTTCCCGGTAGAGGGCTCAGCGTGCTCTGGGATGTTGCCTTATCTCTGGTACAACAATAATACTGCCATACAgagggggagaagaggaggatggaaaaagaatttttccttctaatGCTGCATTTGTTTCAGGATGTTGATTCTAGTTTTCTCTCCCGCTAACTTTCCCTCATTTTCCTGCTACCCACTGTAGTACTGTGCTGTTTGCGTTATAGCTCGTACCTAACAGTGCAGCCTGGGTAGGTGCTTGCAtcttgtgctcatgtggaatcTATTTAAGACCCTTTGTGGGGCCTCATTCCAAACTATGTGCCCTTCAACCTAAACTCTGTAGCAGGAGTGAGTTTTCGAGAGATTCTTGCAACACTTGGGAAATTTTGGCAGCATTGTAAGCTGAGCGGAGAAAGCTGGGGTTGTGTCGCTGAGTAAGGTGCAGAAGGGGTTTGTGCgtactttgtctttttttttttggtgtcaTACCTTGTGCTGACAAGGAAACTGAAGTCGGCAGAGCGGAGATAGATAGGTGATAAATGCTGTTTGGCGGCTAAGGCAGACGGCTCGGGCTCGGGTTCTGGAGGGTGCGGGTCTGTCCTGTCGGATGTGCCAGGACCGGCTGTCCCGCGGGGCTCCGGGCGGCGCCAGCCTCCCAGGTAAGCGCTGCCCGCCTGCGCCTCGCCTGGGCTTTGTGCTGCAGGATGTCCTAGAATTAGCGCTGCAGAATTCCGCTATTTTTCCTTAAGGGAtttatgaattatttttctatgaCCTAATCTGCAGGCAGAATGCCTATTCTTTAAAATATAGCTTGTGGGCAGCAATGGCTCTGATACTTATTGAGACTTCATGTATCTGTAGGGATTAGTCAGAAGAGTGTCTTTAAGGCAGCTGAGCAATTTATGTCAATCTCCCTTTAGTGAGATTTGGAATACTATAAAATTTAGAATATGATATTTGGAATACGttataaaataaattgattCCCTGCATAATTCTAATAATAGAGAGGATCACTTATCCCATCTGGGAGACTTAATTTCTGATTCTGACTGTATAAATCAACAGAAATCACAATAATATTCTTGGACCCAGCTGGTGTTATAAATGCCTTATTGTGAAATAGAGGTTAGGATAAAATGCAGTCAGAAGATTGAAACTAAGCTCTTGGATACAGATCCTCACCTGTTAGGTGAGCAGTTAGAGCAGTGTCTTGCACCAGGTTTCAATTCACAACAGTTAATggtttaaataaattaattctcCAAAACAGTCTCATAACAGCAAGGAATCTGAATTCCAAAATATATATGTGGAACAGGTAGAAGCCTGTCTCCAACAGGGACCTACTGACTGCCTGAATAATAGCACAGATAATGTTACTGCTTAAGCAAAATTCTTGAAGCCTAAAGAGGGAACAGAATctattgaaaagaaaacagttgAAGCTGAAAGCAAACTTAAGTATTACAAATTCATGCACATTCAGAAAAGGCCACTGCTAATGAATCATTCTTAATTATTGACGAGCAAGGAAATACAGTCTCACATTTGCCCcatcagatttattttctgatcagcaaagaaataaaatcatctgAACAAGGTAATAAAGTCATCCAGGAAGTTGACCTCATTTCCAATATTAGAATAAATGCTTTACTGACAAAAGAGGTGAGTTCATAGGAAGCTTAGGGCAAGCTTTGTTTCCCTAAATGTTcaaagctttgtttttctttttctaaaagcaCAAAAGAAGTGATGTCTTACTGGTTAAATCAAAACTTCCATCATTTACCTCTAAAAGCTTTTAGCAAACTAGTAATGTTGGCGTCAAGCCTGCTGGCTTCTGCCTGTGGTGTGCTTGCCTGTGATCAGAGGAAGATCCTTTAAAGGGCATAGGACTAATGGTGGATCTTTTAAGTGCATATGTTAGTTTGATACATGggtaaagggtttttttatatcAACTTGCTAATAGAGCTGTTGAGATATGGAGTGAATATTGTATTAATGTGATAATACTGGTAGCTAAGCATCTGTGGGGAAGCATAATGAGATTTTACCCTGTATTCTTCTCTGCAACTGGGGGATCTTATGTTCTTCAAAATTGGTTGGCTCAATTTTGCATCTAGTCATGTCAGGTGAATTTTTCCATGTCAAGTAGATACAGGTGTGTAAAAGAGGACATAACTTCAAATGTCAAGTTAGATGGAGATGAGACACAGCCACCACATCCAGACTAGAAGTATATTGTAGGTCTTCTTAAGGTTTTAACTAAGGCTATTTTATAACCAAGAGATCATTAAGGAAATATGTGTTTGCACACAGCCATTACCCACCAAATACCCACAGGTCAGACCGGGAGTTTAGGTAGCAgtcacataaaataaataaatcagtggTAATTTTTATTGCCTTATCTATAAAGACAAAAGGATAACAAAGGATGGCACAATTCAAAATTAATAAGAAACAGCAACTTTTGAAGTGTCTGCAGCAAGTGGAATAGAAGATGTTCCAACTCTTTCTCTGAATTCCAGCATTAGAGGTCTGCacttctgcttgtttttctaCTGTGCAGGTCTCTGATAGAGCTCTGCTGACAGCCTTGGCCAGGTAATTCTGTTCTGAGATTGTAATGCATTATATTGCGCTCTGTATGACAGGAAAAAGAGCTGCCCCTTTAATTCTCATTGGCGTGTAAGAGTTGCTGGGGTGGAgtcacagctggagctgcataAAAGCTGCAGGATTTCCCGCTGCCTCAGCCTGCAAGCAGCATGAACTGCAGCCTGCCACACCGagtgctgctcagctctccgatggagggacagcagggcaggttGTGCCTGCAGCCGCTCTGGGACTTCGTCACCGCAAGGGAGCCGTTGATCAAGTCACCGTTTTTCCCAGTGCTGTTTTCTTTTACAGCATACATGGCTTTCTGTCTTCCCTATGTTGCACTGGACTTTTTCAGCATCAGACTGCCAGACTTGAGAAAATACAAAATCCAGCCACAGACCTATCCAAGTCTAGGAATGATGGTGCCTTGCATTATTCAAAGTGTGTATCACCATGTTGTTTTGATCTTCCCGGTGACATTTCTGCACTGGTACTGGAGACCCATGGATCTACCAGTGAtagctccagagctgcctgaagTCCTGCTGCAAGTAGCAGTTTGTCTGCTGCTATTTGATTTCGAGTACTTCCTGTGGCATTTGCTTCATCACAAGGTGCCTTGGCTCTACAAGACCTTCCACAAGGTGCATCACAAGCACGTGTCAACGTTCGCCCTTACCACTCAGTATTCCAGCgtgtgggagctgctctcaCTGGGATTTTTTGCTGCTGTAAACCCACTGCTCCTGGGATGCCATCCTTTGACAGAGATGCTGTTCTTCCTTGTAAACATTGGTTTGTCAGTGGAGGACCATTCTGGATATGACCTCCCATGGTCAACTCACCGACTTGTGCCTTTTGGATTGTATGGAGGAGCCCCACATCATGATCTCCACCATCTGAAATTCAAATCAAACTATGCTCCTTACTTCACACACTGGGACAAACTCTTTGGGACATTCACAGAGTCACATTCTAATTAAGAATATTTACCTGTGGATGAACTCTTATTTTTTATAGACTGAAAtggaacatttatttttttaaagagatacAGAAGATTGTATATTTGAAGCTGCCTACAAAAGCAATAGCTATTTATAAcaaattcttttaatatatttgtgtgtgtactTGGAACTGCCCGTGTTAAATGACTGCAAATGGAAAAGTGACTATCTGTTGCTTAAATTTGAGTCTAAGGTTTAAGGGAAGCATTAAGTGACATTCTCTcgcctttccttctttccagcTTTCATAAAGCATGTATCATGTTACTGTATGAAGTTTTATACATACGCCAGAACATTATCTTACTGTTGTAGGATGATTTATGATGTAAACAGAAAAAGTACACATCATGGATTTTGTGGAGTTTAATCTGCCAGGAAAAATTGTTATGCAAtgattttgcaaaatattgctGCCAAGTCAGGGTGGTTGGTTAACTGTTAAATGATtttgatatttatattttttaccTTGATGTACTGTCTCTTTTTAATAGAGAATAAATATGCTCATTCTTTTAAAATCATGTtatgtttcattttattaattccTCTGTTCATATTAGGAACAGGTATGGTTCCTTTTGCATAGGTGTAATTTATTTGAattataaaatcatagaattgtttagcttggaaaagacctctaagagAGAGTCCAACCATTACCCTAACATTGCCAAGTCCACCACCAGACCctgtccctgagtgccacatttacacatcttttaaatacctcctgGGATGGTGAGtcagccacttccctgggcagcctgatCCTGAGCTTGACAACCCCCAGTGAAGAACCTTCtcttaatatccaatctaaacctgccctgccataacttgaggccatttcctcttgtttttcCCTTGTTAAATGGGAAAAGAGATTGAGatccattttaatttcagaGTTGCAGAGTTTTGTAATATTATTTCAAAAGTGAGTAGTTTACTTTTACTCCAGAGTCatatgttattttaaaatagttttcaaTTTTGCAGAAACATAATATTAAAGAATGCAGTTTAAAAAGTCAGTGAAATGTTATTATTATATTTCTGTGATGCTTGAATAATTTTTACTAAGCAGCCCTTTAAATGGGAGCATTAGTCCTTCAAAATCATTTCAATTGTTACTTGCATGCAAAATCCTGTCACGGAATATAAACAGGGTTTCTACAAAGTAGATAGTTCTTTCAAGCAAATTTCAGGGGAACAGAAACAAACCTTTGAGGATCCTAAGAACAAAAATGGCTGTGCATTGCTAAAACAGTTACATACACAAGATCAAAATGTATCTCTCAGAAGTAACACTGAAAAAATTAGGCATGAAGAGATAAGCAAGTCTTTGATGCCTCATTCAGCAGAGATCCACACGGGTGTCTAATGTCTCctacaaaacattttaatgcTTGTTATCATCCCATCCTGTATTACTAATAAACTTCCCAGGATGATGATGGAAACAGAGAAAGCACGAATAATGTAGAAAGTGTGGAAAGAACACTTATCATCATCCAAAAATGTCTTGGTCCTTATGTTATGTCTAGAGGGTTGTGTGACCTTACAGAGGCTGTTTGTCCTGTAGAAAAGAGAACCCTTAGTACTTCCAGCAATGTGAATTTATAAAGACACTGGGTCTTTTTGATAACAGGAAATAACGTTCATAAACCTCTTCATAAACAATATGAAATGCTGCAATCTTAGTACTCAAatgctctctctgctctctggaTATCACAGAAGAGCAACCCTTCTCTTCCTTGTTCAGAGCATGATGCATACTGAGAGCAAAACTTGAGGCATAAAATAGTACTGGAATCTGTCATTCATCTATTGAGCTGTGAGGAAGAATCCCCAGTCCTTCTGATGCTTGTAATCTTAGGTGTTTTGGTGTGTTCTAGAAAGAGAGGGTagtattctttcttttctgctgaatgcaggagaaaaaaaatattttctgatttctttgaGCTGTTTAGCCGTTTTGAGATGTCCCAAAGTTATCCTTTCTGTTCTAGAAATCCCACTTAATTCAGTTTGGCAAATTCTGAGCATCTGGCAAGGATAATCTGTGGTTTCAATGAGTTATACCTTACACTATACTTTGTAACTGTACACTATAACAGTCATGTACTATTGGCTCTCTCAGTAAGCAAGGGTAAGGCTAACTGGCACTTGCTTATGTTGCTGTAGGAGACCTGTGAGCAAAACCCACAAGAAAGGTTGTAACTAAACTCATGGGGattattctgcttttcataTGAAGCTTAAGAGTTGATGCAGTACTTTATATAGTACAAGAACTAGAGAATTCTAGTCAGCTGCAGGCAAAACTGTGCTTGCTGTTAAGTCAAGTGAGATGATTGTCTGATTTGGCACTGGCAGTGTAGCCTGACAGCTACTGAGGATGATCAAACTGGCAAAGGAAGGAGGCAATGTGCTGCACAGTGATCCTGCCTATTCTTTACATCCTCAACATTTGCATCACTTCAGACACACACCAAGAATGTGTTTCCTCAGCGATGGAATTTCCCCCAGGTTATA
This genomic interval from Ammospiza nelsoni isolate bAmmNel1 chromosome 8, bAmmNel1.pri, whole genome shotgun sequence contains the following:
- the CH25H gene encoding cholesterol 25-hydroxylase gives rise to the protein MNCSLPHRVLLSSPMEGQQGRLCLQPLWDFVTAREPLIKSPFFPVLFSFTAYMAFCLPYVALDFFSIRLPDLRKYKIQPQTYPSLGMMVPCIIQSVYHHVVLIFPVTFLHWYWRPMDLPVIAPELPEVLLQVAVCLLLFDFEYFLWHLLHHKVPWLYKTFHKVHHKHVSTFALTTQYSSVWELLSLGFFAAVNPLLLGCHPLTEMLFFLVNIGLSVEDHSGYDLPWSTHRLVPFGLYGGAPHHDLHHLKFKSNYAPYFTHWDKLFGTFTESHSN